A genomic region of Papaver somniferum cultivar HN1 chromosome 7, ASM357369v1, whole genome shotgun sequence contains the following coding sequences:
- the LOC113293280 gene encoding uncharacterized protein LOC113293280 produces MIRDEIWTMSFLPVLADQRVVLHFLEDRSAWMEFCSNIVRGRVDKTLHLMNNIQELQDPQSELLLLRSCAGVSRLYFALRTTFPEALQVAGSRFDDHLMQYLRRLVVGDGAGFGLIQQRLATLPIKDGGFGVLTMQDTMKYCYLASQAQTQHLQNSILKLPATTELSQGFQHAIQGFTQACGLSLSDFNINDAAPHFMKSLAVIYFGVVKEKVPSCFSLSTRESTIWKCNREEHAMDFLKAIPIPGINQVVGPRQFSFVLQYRLGIPLFEKDSKCACCGKHMDIFGDHAIHCASEVGLKFRHDMAKYVLADICYKAGIVDRKEVSLGLISAYNKELRPADIMVYNWENSRDVCMDVTGVSPFTSARTRNFIPGSAISAAITRKNNKYLDKCTSLGYGFGVLTFTTFGELSPDLTSFLKRLRNCMARHDANFKIGNSLFHRLGIVIQKGVGAQLVARLPAFPCNTDFDS; encoded by the coding sequence ATGATACGAGATGAGATTTGGACAATGTCTTTCCTACCAGTATTGGCAGACCAGCGGGTGGTGTTACACTTCTTGGAGGACCGGTCAGCTTGGATGGAGTTTTGCAGCAACATTGTTCGGGGTCGGGTGGATAAAACTTTACATCTTATGAATAATATTCAAGAACTACAAGACCCCCAAAGTGAGTTGTTGCTTTTGCGTAGTTGCGCTGGTGTCTCAAGGTTATATTTCGCTCTCCGCACCACCTTCCCCGAGGCACTCCAGGTTGCAGGGTCTCGCTTTGATGACCACCTTATGCAGTATCTGCGCCGGCTTGTGGTTGGAGATGGGGCTGGTTTTGGTTTGATTCAACAACGATTAGCCACCCTTCCAATCAAAGATGGTGGTTTTGGCGTACTCACTATGCAGGATACTATGAAGTACTGTTACTTAGCATCTCAGGCTCAGACTCAACACTTGCAGAATTCAATTCTGAAGCTGCCAGCAACAACTGAACTGTCTCAAGGTTTTCAACACGCGATACAAGGCTTCACCCAAGCTTGTGGTCTATCCTTATCCGATTTCAACATCAATGACGCTGCCCCCCATTTCATGAAGTCTCTGGCAGTTATCTACTTCGGTGTTGTCAAGGAAAAGGTACCCTCTTGCTTCTCGTTATCTACGCGTGAATCCACCATTTGGAAATGTAATAGGGAAGAGCATGCAATGGATTTTCTTAAGGCTATCCCTATTCCAGGGATTAACCAAGTTGTTGGGCCTAGACAGTTCAGTTTTGTCCTACAGTATCGTTTAGGGATACCTCTCTTTGAGAAGGATAGCAAATGTGCATGTTGTGGTAAAcatatggatatttttggagatCATGCTATTCATTGTGCTAGTGAGGTAGGGCTTAAATTTAGACATGACATGGCCAAATATGTCTTAGCGGATATATGTTACAAAGCAGGGATTGTGGATAGGAAAGAGGTGTCTCTAGGGCTTATTTCAGCATACAACAAGGAACTTCGGCCGGCGGATATCATGGTCTATAACTGGGAAAACAGCagagatgtgtgtatggatgtcaccgGGGTTTCTCCTTTTACTAGTGCTAGGACTCGCAACTTTATACCAGGGTCTGCTATTTCTGCAGCCATCACTCGCAAGAACAATAAGTACCTGGACAAGTGCACTTCACTCGGCTATGGTTTTGGGGTTCTAACCTTTACCACTTTCGGGGAGCTTAGTCCTGATTTAACATCCTTTTTAAAGAGATTGAGAAATTGTATGGCTAGACATGATGCTAATtttaagataggcaattctctttttcacaGACTAGGaatagttattcaaaaaggtgttggtgcccagcttgttgctaggttacccgcCTTCCCCTGTAATACTGATTTTGATTCATAA